In Beijerinckia indica subsp. indica ATCC 9039, the genomic window TGAGCCGGGTCCAGACGATCGCCTTCGACAAGACGGGCACGCTGACCTTGGGTCATCCGCAAGTCACGGATGTTTTGCCAATCCATGGGAGCGTAGCCGAAATCCTCGTCAAGGCCGCGGCCGTCGAGCGGGGTTCCAGCCATCCGCTGGGAGTGGCGATTGTCGCGGAAGCCGAGAAACGGCATCTCGCACTGCCCGAATGTTTCGGTGGTGGGATCGCCATTCCTGGCAAGGCGATGATGGGTCGATTGAAATCGGGTTTTGTCTGGGTGGAATCACCGCGCCATGCCGCCGCGCAAACCGCCCTGGCCGATAACAATGACGATGACATTGCGGCCAGGATCGCGGCCTTGGAAGGGGAAGGCAAGACCGTTGTCGTCATCAGGGAAAACAAGACGATACTCGGATTGATTGCTTTGCGTGATGCGCCGCGATCGGATGCGGCCGAAGGCCTTGCGCGGCTTCGTGCCCTGGGCCTTCGCCTGGTGATGCTCACGGGGGATAATGGACGCGCCGCGACAACGCTTGGTCATGTACTTGGCCTTGAGGTGAAAGCTGAACTTCTGCCTGACGCCAAACTCGACGCGATTTTGACCTATAAAGCCGAGGCGCCGATCGCCATGGTCGGCGATGGCATCAATGATGCGCCGGCGCTCGCCGCCGCCTCGGTCGGTATTGCAATGGGCTGCGGGACCGATGTCGCCTTGGAAACGGCCGATGCTGCGCTTTTGAAGAATCGTGTGACCGGGGTCGCCGAACTGGTCGCTTTATCGCGCGCGACGCTTGCCATTGTCTGGCAGAATATCGCGCTGGCTCTTGGGTTCAAAAGCGTCTTTCTCGCAACCACTTTGTGGGGAGCGACGCCGCTTTGGACAGCGATTCTCGCCGATACTGGAGCCATGGTTCTCGTGACCGGCAACGCTCTGCGTCTGCTCCGTTTCAAAGTCAGTTGAGCAGGGGGCTCCAGGCAGGGTCGGAGGCGAAACTCGGCGTTGGCACGGGGAATTCGCCGCGACCGTAGAGATCGACCATGAACAGCCGTGGACCGCCCTGTCCGGAGGCATCGCGGAAGAACATGATATAGAGTCCGTTCGGCGCCCAGGTCGGCCCCTCGTTGTGAAAGCCCTCGGTCAGGATGCGTTCGCCCGAACCATCCGGTTTCATCACGCCAATGCCGAAACTGCTGCCTTTCTGACGTGTGAAGGCAATGTAGTCGCCGCGCGGCGACCAGACAGGCGTCGAATAGCGGCCATCGCCGAAGGAAACGCGGCGCGTGCCGCCGCCCGCGGCCGACATCATATAGATCTGCTGTGTACCGCCCCGGTCTGATTCGAAGACGATCTGCGTGCCATCGGGCGAATAAGAGGGCGATGTATCGATTGAACTCGAATCCGACAGGCGCGTCGTATTGCGCGAGCGCAAATCCATGGTGAAGAGATTGGAGGAGGCGCCCTGCGAGAGGGACATGACGATCTTTTGCCCATCCGGCGAAAAGCGCGGCGAGAAGGTCATGCCCGGAAAATTGCCGACGACTTCCCTTTGGCCTGTTTCGATATTGAGGAGCAGGACTTTGGGATCGGCCGCGCCGAAGGACATGTAGGTGATGTCCTGCGATGAGGGTGAAAAACGCGGCGTCACCACGAGATCATCGCCGCGCGTCAGATAGCGCACATTGGCACCATCCTGATCCATGATGGCGAGGCGCTTGCGGCGATGATCGCGCGCGCCGGTCTCATCGACGAAGACCACCCGTGTGTCGAAAAAGCCTTTTTCGCCGGTGATGCGTGAAAAGATCGTATCCGAAATGATATGGGCGACGCGGCGCGCATTATTGGGATCAGTCACATATTGCTGGCCGGCGATCTGCTGGCCGCTCGTCACGTCCCAGAGCCGGAACTCGGTCTGCAGGCGTCCATCGGCGCTGCGGGCGCTGCGGCCGGTCACCACGAATTGCGCGTTGATCGTCTTCCAGGCATCCATTTGAGGGGCCTGATCGGGATTGGAAACATCGCTGACGAAGCTTTTGGGATCGAGCGGATTGAGAAAGACCGAGCGGCGGAAATTATTGATGATGATGCTGGTTGGATGGCTCGGCCCCGAACCATCGCCGGCGAAAGTGGTCACGGCGATCGAGACGGGCTTGAACTCGCCGCCCGGCCGCACGTCGAGATAACGATCTTGCGCGAAGGCGCGCGGGATCGGCGCGATGACGGGTGCCGCGCTAAGACCTATGAGGAGTTTGGCCGCCGAGCGCCGCGTCAGGGACAAGGGATTGGACAAGAAAGGTTTCAAAGCATTTCCTCCGGATCGAAGCGGACGATCCGGCCTTTCCATTGATCATAATAGGGCTGATATTGGGCGGGGATTTTCAGTGGATTACAACGCCGCACGGCCCGCATCGCACTGTCCGCCAAACCACGCAATTGCGGGTCGGACGGCGGGTTGAGGAGGGAAGGCTGACCGATCAGCGAGCCATCCTCGGCATATTGGACATGGATTTCAGGCACATATTTCTGCTTGTTGAGGCCGATGAAACTCCAGCACTGCTTGTATTGATCCTGCAATATGCTGTCGAGCCGGTCCCACATGGAGGGGGACATTTTGGCGGCATTCGCGTTCGGCAAGCCGAGCGAAGCCGTTTGCTGCACGGTTTTGCCGGTCGAAGCCTTGTGCTGCGGCGCTTCCGCGCTCAGAAGCTTGCTGATATCGGCGGCGTTGAACTTGCTCGGTTCCGTGGCGGCCTCGGAGCCGGATTTCGGCCGCTGGGCGGGTTTCGCCTCAGCTTTTTTTGTCTCTGTCTTGGCCGGTGTCTGTTCGAGCAGTTTCGCCACGGCATCGGGGGCGAATTTCGGCGTCGGCTTGGTCTCGTTTGGCTTGGCCTCGTGCGGTTTGGGCTTATCCTCGGGCTTGGACTCGGATTTTGGCTCAGGTTTGGGCTTGGTTTCCGCCTTGGGCCGGGGCGCGGGCAGCGGCTCGGCTGCCTCCGGGCTGACCGGCTGCGGTTTTGGCTCTGCTTTTTGCGGGGGCTGCGGCTTGGCCGGAGGCGTCGGCGGCTCCAGCTTGGCCTCCTGCGCAGGCCGGGGTGGTGGCGTCTGGGCGGGGCGCTCCGGCGGCTTCGGCGGGGTTGGAGTTTCTCTTTGCGCTTCTTGCGGCTTCTCGCTCTCGCCGGGATCGGGTTGCGGCTTGCCTGGCCGTGGCGGTGGCATCACATCCTTCTTCGCCTCGGCGAGCGGCGGTTGCGGGTGCAATTCGGCGAGATCGGAGACGCGCTCGGCACGATGCGAGGACTGCACCGTCTTGGCGGTCTTTTCCCCTTTCATGATCTGGTTGAGATCCTGGGTGGTGACCATGTCGACAGGGATCGACTCCACAGCCTCGGGGAACTGCGGCGTGCTGGAAAAGGAAATGACGAAGGCCAGGAGCAAGGCGGCATGCGCGGTGAGCGAGACGCCGAAGCCGGGATTATCGTTGAGTTTCTTGCTAATTGACTGACGGATCATGCTGACGAGGCTCGCCGCCGACGCACCCGTCTCCTGGCGGTCCCAGTCGTCCGCATCGTCGAAATTTTCGCCGGGGTGGTGCAAGGCGTGCAGTCGCATGGCGTTGGATCGCCTCAGTTCTTGCTCGGATCGGTCACGAGCGCGACCTTTTTATAGCCGGCGCCGGTGATGATTGTCATGACCTCGGCGATCTTGCCATAATTGACCGTATTGGCGCCGCGCACATAAATCCGCTCGTCGAAGCCTTCCTTAGCCATGTCTTTCAGGGCGGCTGCGAGCGTGCTGCTGTCGACCTGCTTGTCCATCACGAAAATGTCGCCCTTGTCATCGACAGCCACCGACAGCGGCTTGTGCTCGACATTCAGCGCCGCCGCCTTGGTCTGCGGCAGATCAATCGGCACGCCGGTCGCGAGCAGGGGCGCTGCAACCATGAAGATGATGAGCAGCACCAGCATGACGTCGATGAAAGGCGTCATATTGATATCGGCCATGGCTCCGTAGCGGCGCCCACCACGACGGCCGCGTCCTCCGCCCCGTCTTCCCGTCGCCATCGACATGCCCATGTCTCAAGATCCTTTCGTCCGATGTGTTACGCGTCTCGACGGACAGGCCGCATCTTAAGCGGCGCGGTCCTGCACATTATGCTGGTCGATCTGGCGTGACAGGATCGAGGAAAATTCATCGGCGAAGCTTTCGAGTTTGGCCTGTTTGCGAGCCACGTCGTTTTGCAGCTTGTTATAGGCGATCAGGGCGGGAATGGCCGCGAACAAGCCGATCGCGGTGGCGAAGAGCGCTTCCGCGATACCGGGCGCCACGACCGCGAGCGAGGTATTTTTGGAGGCCGCAATCGACCGGAAGGCGGTCATGATACCCCAGACGGTGCCGAACAGGCCGACGAAGGGGCCGGCGGAAGCGACGGTGGCGAGGACCAGGAGCGAGGATTCGTATTTTTCGACTTCCCGCGCGATCGAGACATCGAGGGCCTTTTCGATCCGCGCCTGCAAACCGAGGAAGGAA contains:
- the tolB gene encoding Tol-Pal system beta propeller repeat protein TolB, with translation MKPFLSNPLSLTRRSAAKLLIGLSAAPVIAPIPRAFAQDRYLDVRPGGEFKPVSIAVTTFAGDGSGPSHPTSIIINNFRRSVFLNPLDPKSFVSDVSNPDQAPQMDAWKTINAQFVVTGRSARSADGRLQTEFRLWDVTSGQQIAGQQYVTDPNNARRVAHIISDTIFSRITGEKGFFDTRVVFVDETGARDHRRKRLAIMDQDGANVRYLTRGDDLVVTPRFSPSSQDITYMSFGAADPKVLLLNIETGQREVVGNFPGMTFSPRFSPDGQKIVMSLSQGASSNLFTMDLRSRNTTRLSDSSSIDTSPSYSPDGTQIVFESDRGGTQQIYMMSAAGGGTRRVSFGDGRYSTPVWSPRGDYIAFTRQKGSSFGIGVMKPDGSGERILTEGFHNEGPTWAPNGLYIMFFRDASGQGGPRLFMVDLYGRGEFPVPTPSFASDPAWSPLLN
- the tolQ gene encoding protein TolQ — protein: MNPADLASAAAPVTEVSLFSMFWSAHIIVKIVMLGLLGSSIWCWAIIVNKVLLFSKVDRDMARFEDIFWSGTSLDELYATLSAKPVSGMASLFVAGMREWKRSMQGAAHSFLGLQARIEKALDVSIAREVEKYESSLLVLATVASAGPFVGLFGTVWGIMTAFRSIAASKNTSLAVVAPGIAEALFATAIGLFAAIPALIAYNKLQNDVARKQAKLESFADEFSSILSRQIDQHNVQDRAA
- a CDS encoding ExbD/TolR family protein — encoded protein: MGMSMATGRRGGGRGRRGGRRYGAMADINMTPFIDVMLVLLIIFMVAAPLLATGVPIDLPQTKAAALNVEHKPLSVAVDDKGDIFVMDKQVDSSTLAAALKDMAKEGFDERIYVRGANTVNYGKIAEVMTIITGAGYKKVALVTDPSKN